In the Pelotomaculum isophthalicicum JI genome, one interval contains:
- a CDS encoding DUF2935 domain-containing protein: MPTNDDFIRQSLDLDLFFLRIMKEHSFFLEGGFTPVSSNLASQADAFKKQFEGLLKEAVSLANGFISPDAVASGEIVTEFTLNAERASEFFTGIPIDTGITTAELGLTKGMQQLNTQMMAQRVANLNQRAITVTQELINFKTTVLNSILSCKLFTFNYPLLIDHIRREAILFVTLLTRLQQRMMVDITAFAIEQESFWNRIMAEHAKFIRGYLDPTEEVLFEIANNFGKEFDVLTARALAIHNQINLLPQVTRESLNATVRIRDFKRQGTEGILACKIRSIILPLLGDHTLREANHYLRLLRAFSMIA; encoded by the coding sequence ATGCCGACAAATGATGACTTTATTAGACAGTCACTAGATTTAGACTTGTTCTTTTTGAGAATAATGAAAGAACACTCCTTCTTCCTGGAAGGAGGATTCACACCTGTAAGTTCAAACTTGGCCAGTCAGGCAGATGCATTTAAGAAGCAGTTTGAAGGCTTGTTAAAAGAGGCTGTATCACTGGCCAATGGGTTTATCAGCCCTGATGCAGTGGCATCCGGGGAAATAGTCACCGAGTTCACGCTTAACGCTGAGAGGGCATCAGAATTTTTCACCGGCATCCCAATTGACACCGGTATTACCACGGCGGAGCTTGGTCTAACAAAGGGGATGCAACAATTAAATACGCAAATGATGGCTCAGCGGGTTGCTAATCTCAACCAGAGGGCGATTACCGTTACACAAGAACTGATTAATTTTAAGACAACAGTGCTTAACAGTATTTTATCATGTAAGCTGTTTACTTTTAACTACCCACTCTTAATTGACCATATTCGCCGGGAAGCAATATTGTTTGTAACTCTGCTCACGAGACTACAGCAAAGAATGATGGTTGATATAACAGCATTTGCAATTGAGCAGGAATCCTTTTGGAATCGGATTATGGCGGAACATGCAAAATTTATCCGGGGATACTTAGATCCCACCGAGGAAGTTTTATTTGAAATAGCCAATAATTTTGGTAAAGAGTTTGATGTGCTGACCGCAAGGGCACTAGCGATACATAATCAAATTAACCTTTTGCCCCAGGTTACACGGGAAAGTCTGAATGCGACTGTAAGAATAAGGGATTTCAAGAGACAAGGTACAGAGGGTATTCTCGCATGTAAGATAAGATCCATAATTCTACCTTTGTTAGGTGATCACACGCTCAGGGAGGCAAACCACTATCTGCGGTTATTAAGAGCTTTTAGTATGATCGCTTAA
- a CDS encoding acetylglutamate kinase, translated as MNHLRMLWEQHDVWTWSTITSIVFGLPNVDAVVARLLRNPVDFEHALLPFYGERIAAKFRDLLKDHLVIAADLVKAAKAGDNKAAAEAERKWYANADAIAVFLGSINPYWSQEQWRMMMYRHLALVKAEAVNMLAGKYEASIAAYDENEIHTLGMADVMAEGLIKQFHIN; from the coding sequence ATGAATCATCTTCGTATGCTATGGGAACAGCATGATGTCTGGACATGGTCAACCATAACAAGCATAGTATTTGGTTTGCCGAATGTTGACGCCGTTGTTGCTAGATTACTTCGTAATCCCGTAGATTTTGAGCATGCGTTACTGCCATTCTACGGAGAAAGGATTGCCGCAAAATTTCGGGATTTGTTAAAAGATCATCTTGTCATTGCCGCAGATCTTGTTAAAGCGGCAAAAGCCGGAGATAATAAGGCAGCGGCAGAAGCTGAAAGAAAATGGTATGCCAATGCTGATGCAATCGCTGTTTTCTTGGGAAGTATCAATCCTTATTGGTCCCAGGAGCAATGGAGAATGATGATGTATCGCCACCTGGCATTGGTTAAAGCAGAAGCAGTTAACATGCTTGCCGGAAAGTATGAGGCCAGCATCGCAGCGTATGACGAAAATGAAATACACACTTTAGGAATGGCTGACGTAATGGCTGAGGGTTTAATTAAGCAGTTCCATATAAATTGA
- the glp gene encoding gephyrin-like molybdotransferase Glp codes for MVPLEEARQILMKTVKPLEVVEMDLLKAVGLVLAKDIIAPRPFPPFDRSPLDGFAFRSVDTTRASAENPVKLYITETIYAGHAAKGRVEPGTAAGIATGAPIPPGADCVARFEDTRQEGQYVIIYKPFRQDENIIQAGEEIAGGELALPAGQELNPPAVATLAALGYTKVPVYRRPRVSIFSTGDELLPLGRPLLPGKIYNSNLYAIAAQVAEAGGEAVLQENAGDDEELVGKQFIKGLDMADLVISTGGVSVGKRDVVKKAMESAGAELLFWKVACKPGKPVTCGLRESRLLIGLSGNPAAATVMFTLLVRPLLRLMSGQRELYLPRVQARLAEDLPKGGKMRSFIRAVVRWQDGYVAWPVGKKGRGMLKSLAEGNALIDIPEKHGFVKTGDSIEVLLL; via the coding sequence ATGGTTCCGCTGGAGGAAGCCAGGCAAATCTTGATGAAAACGGTTAAACCATTGGAAGTCGTTGAGATGGACCTTTTAAAGGCCGTGGGGTTGGTTCTGGCTAAAGACATCATTGCGCCCCGCCCGTTTCCGCCTTTTGACCGGTCACCACTGGACGGGTTTGCTTTTCGATCCGTTGATACTACCAGAGCTAGTGCCGAGAACCCGGTCAAACTTTACATTACGGAAACAATTTACGCCGGGCATGCGGCAAAGGGCCGGGTGGAACCCGGCACTGCCGCCGGGATTGCCACTGGAGCGCCAATCCCGCCTGGCGCTGACTGCGTAGCTCGCTTCGAAGATACTCGCCAAGAAGGGCAATATGTGATCATTTACAAGCCTTTCCGTCAAGATGAAAATATTATTCAGGCCGGAGAAGAGATTGCCGGTGGGGAACTCGCCTTACCAGCCGGCCAGGAATTGAACCCGCCCGCAGTTGCCACACTGGCCGCCCTTGGTTACACCAAAGTACCGGTATACCGGCGGCCCAGGGTTTCCATATTTTCCACCGGTGATGAATTGCTGCCTTTAGGCCGGCCTCTTTTACCCGGGAAAATTTACAATAGCAACCTTTACGCTATCGCTGCACAGGTGGCCGAAGCCGGCGGAGAAGCAGTGTTGCAGGAAAACGCCGGGGACGATGAGGAGCTAGTCGGTAAACAATTTATAAAAGGACTGGACATGGCTGATCTGGTCATTTCCACAGGCGGTGTATCCGTGGGTAAGCGGGATGTTGTAAAAAAAGCCATGGAAAGCGCGGGGGCTGAACTGCTTTTTTGGAAAGTCGCCTGCAAACCGGGGAAACCTGTAACATGCGGTCTCCGGGAAAGCCGGCTGCTGATCGGCCTTTCCGGCAATCCGGCAGCCGCAACGGTAATGTTTACCCTGCTGGTGCGCCCATTACTGCGCCTGATGAGTGGGCAGCGGGAGCTGTATTTGCCTCGTGTTCAAGCCCGTTTAGCGGAAGACCTCCCCAAGGGAGGAAAGATGAGGAGTTTTATTCGCGCAGTCGTGCGCTGGCAGGATGGGTACGTGGCCTGGCCGGTCGGCAAGAAAGGCCGCGGAATGCTGAAGTCTCTAGCTGAAGGCAACGCCCTTATCGATATTCCGGAAAAACATGGCTTTGTGAAAACTGGGGATTCAATAGAAGTATTACTATTATAG
- a CDS encoding YetF domain-containing protein: protein MTVSFTSFNHLLNNYIEALNFLFSDCKISKSSKGMPQVLVVDGNIAKHRLSELGLSDEWLKQELNKIGINDISEVTIAQLNTTGKLYVDKRSDWDGWQ, encoded by the coding sequence TTGACAGTTTCTTTTACTTCTTTTAACCATCTACTTAATAATTATATTGAAGCTCTAAATTTCCTTTTTAGTGATTGCAAAATCTCTAAATCCTCTAAAGGAATGCCACAAGTGCTGGTAGTTGACGGCAATATCGCAAAGCATAGGTTATCTGAATTAGGCCTGTCTGATGAATGGTTAAAACAAGAGCTTAACAAAATTGGCATCAATGATATTTCAGAGGTGACGATCGCCCAGTTGAACACCACGGGTAAATTATATGTCGATAAAAGGTCGGACTGGGACGGGTGGCAGTAA
- a CDS encoding endonuclease/exonuclease/phosphatase family protein, with protein sequence MHLSYFKIPLIIVLGLLSFFVLFLVYINLTGYKPKDVVALNVNNNSFEGMRSETMEQESVIKKNTPLSMITFNIGYCGLDRNQDFFMDGGKSSRSFSKEQTLINLENITRFFQNDKPSFILIQEADVSSTRSYHINQKEYLEKELTGYASTFGVNYQVSWVPAPLLHPMGAVYSGLLTLSRYKSDSAARFQYPGREKWLRQMFDLDRCFIENRLPVEGGKELVLINSHLSAFDEGGLIRQKQLEFLKKHISEEYYDKGNYVIVGGDWNHILPGTNPGIFGFTEEKPFWVQEMPQDFTPAGFKWAVDRKTPSVRSTAAPYQEKQNFVAVIDGFLVSPNIEIQNCQGYQLNFENSDHNPVSFIFTLSYR encoded by the coding sequence GTGCATTTAAGTTATTTTAAAATCCCTTTGATCATTGTGCTTGGTTTATTGTCTTTTTTTGTTTTATTTCTTGTATATATCAACCTAACTGGTTATAAACCAAAAGATGTGGTTGCATTAAATGTCAATAATAATAGCTTTGAAGGAATGCGCAGTGAGACAATGGAGCAAGAAAGCGTGATTAAAAAAAATACTCCTTTATCTATGATAACTTTTAACATCGGCTACTGCGGTCTTGACCGGAACCAGGATTTTTTCATGGACGGGGGAAAAAGCTCGCGCTCATTCAGCAAAGAGCAAACGTTGATTAATCTTGAAAACATAACAAGGTTTTTCCAAAATGACAAACCTTCTTTTATTCTTATTCAGGAAGCTGATGTCTCCTCAACCAGGAGCTACCACATAAACCAGAAAGAATACTTGGAAAAAGAATTAACCGGCTATGCCAGTACTTTTGGTGTTAATTATCAAGTTTCCTGGGTTCCGGCGCCTTTATTGCACCCGATGGGCGCTGTATATTCGGGTCTGTTGACGCTGTCCCGGTATAAGTCAGATTCTGCGGCCAGGTTTCAGTATCCCGGCAGGGAGAAGTGGCTGAGGCAAATGTTTGACTTGGACAGGTGCTTTATCGAAAACAGGCTGCCGGTGGAAGGGGGCAAGGAACTGGTGCTGATTAATTCACACCTTTCAGCGTTTGATGAAGGTGGCTTGATCAGACAGAAACAGCTTGAATTTTTAAAGAAACACATCTCTGAAGAATATTACGACAAGGGGAACTATGTAATCGTCGGCGGCGACTGGAACCACATACTGCCTGGCACGAACCCCGGAATTTTCGGATTTACTGAAGAAAAGCCTTTCTGGGTGCAGGAAATGCCGCAGGATTTTACACCGGCCGGATTCAAATGGGCTGTGGACAGAAAGACGCCTAGTGTCCGTTCAACAGCGGCGCCATACCAGGAAAAACAAAACTTCGTTGCTGTAATAGACGGTTTTTTGGTTTCGCCGAATATTGAGATACAAAATTGTCAGGGATATCAACTTAATTTTGAAAACAGTGATCACAATCCGGTATCTTTTATCTTCACTCTTTCTTATCGATAA
- a CDS encoding ComEC/Rec2 family competence protein — protein sequence MKRIFLFFLAFLFLVGCSNHAAREANINNEQVSTTVSHTQPVNWLKVHFLDVGQGDSILVQFPNGKNMLVDAGTNESASTIINYLNNNGIRKLDYLVGTHPHEDHIGSLDAVLKNFEIGEVLMPKATTNTQTFRDVLAELKNKGLQVMTAKAGVCVIDDGGLSVNILGPCGAAYESLNNFSAVIKIKYGDVAFLLMGDAEALSEKEILATGADVRAQVLKVGHHGSQSSTSLDFLKAVNPELAVISVGAGNDYHLPHQATLNKLQKAGITVLRTDQTGTIVISTDGRKIYR from the coding sequence ATGAAAAGGATTTTTTTATTTTTTCTGGCCTTTTTATTTTTGGTTGGCTGCTCCAATCATGCAGCCAGAGAAGCAAATATTAATAACGAACAGGTTTCCACCACTGTTTCCCATACTCAACCGGTCAATTGGCTAAAAGTTCACTTCCTGGATGTCGGCCAGGGTGATTCCATACTTGTCCAGTTTCCCAACGGAAAAAATATGCTTGTGGATGCCGGCACAAATGAAAGCGCTTCAACGATAATTAACTACTTGAATAATAATGGTATAAGAAAGTTGGACTACCTGGTTGGCACGCATCCGCACGAAGACCATATCGGCTCGCTTGACGCCGTGCTCAAAAACTTTGAAATCGGCGAGGTCCTGATGCCCAAGGCCACCACCAATACACAGACATTCCGTGATGTGCTGGCGGAGTTAAAAAACAAAGGGCTGCAAGTAATGACGGCAAAAGCCGGAGTATGTGTGATCGATGACGGCGGCCTGTCGGTCAACATACTCGGGCCGTGCGGCGCCGCTTATGAAAGTTTAAACAACTTTTCAGCAGTGATCAAAATAAAGTACGGTGACGTGGCTTTTCTCCTGATGGGAGACGCGGAGGCGCTTTCCGAAAAGGAGATCCTGGCAACCGGCGCCGATGTCCGGGCGCAGGTTCTGAAGGTGGGACACCACGGCAGTCAGTCATCCACGTCACTAGACTTCTTGAAAGCGGTAAATCCTGAGCTTGCGGTAATATCCGTCGGCGCAGGGAACGACTATCATCTTCCTCATCAAGCCACGTTGAACAAATTGCAAAAAGCCGGGATAACTGTTCTCCGGACCGATCAAACGGGCACAATCGTTATTTCTACGGACGGACGGAAAATTTATCGATAA
- a CDS encoding DUF3006 domain-containing protein: protein MYIIDRFEGDWAVVEYNKRMTFNLPRKLIPAGTREGDIIIISINVDTSITNKLRTKVNKMTSDIFKD, encoded by the coding sequence ATGTATATAATTGACCGTTTCGAGGGTGACTGGGCCGTGGTTGAATATAATAAAAGGATGACTTTTAATTTGCCCCGCAAGCTTATTCCCGCCGGAACAAGAGAGGGAGACATAATTATTATCAGTATAAACGTGGACACCAGTATTACGAATAAATTAAGAACTAAAGTAAATAAAATGACTAGTGACATTTTTAAGGATTAG
- a CDS encoding DEAD/DEAH box helicase, with product MEKLLDRIKNHHAYKGQIVHIEGIEPQQARYSNLGFTLHPDIGAVLRRRGIEKLYTHQVDAIKKVRGGNSIVVVTPTASGKTMCYNLPVLDSILRMPQRTALYLFPTKSLGQDQLDSILDYEAKLNAGVYDGDTPDSERTALRDNANIIITNPDMLHWGILPNHLKWHRFFSNLKYVVIDEMHNYRGVFGTHVSHIIRRLRRICRHYGADPVFILCSATIANPREHASRLTGRPVELIDNNGAPRGRTKFVLWRPPIHTPYIREVSWLLSLCLENRYRTIAFSRARQVTERILRFTRNNFKEEQYAGKVMAYRGGYLADERRKIESALFNGSLLGVVSTNALELGIDVGDLEVCLIAGFPGTIASTWQQAGRVGRSNKESLVIFIAVETPLDQYFIRNTGALFAHPSEQALIDPDNPYILMGHALCATHEMPVTPEDFSLWSDTFVDLLTLMEEDSEVVHSGGTYFYNGQTYPAERVNVRSSSSSLFHLRDTGRGNRLLEVLDENAAMSEVYPGAVYTHQGSTYVVNNLDLNTGTAFMKQMDVDYYTMCGREKNTEILSTEAGKELNGHRLYSGQLKVTTRVTGFIKKHEKTGQVVGGDRLELPERVMETTGMWVVFNEIAAARAKEYGLQLMGGLHAVEHASIGLLPLFAMCDRNDLGGLSTVMHPQTQGPTIFIHDSCHGGVGFSEKGYDKVLELFEATLEAITSCQCEAGCPMCIYSPKCSNFNRPLDKEAAVYLLHSLLGKTYTPSCTPDVITKSKLEKPVRERLRKALRNNRQRI from the coding sequence ATGGAAAAACTCCTGGATAGAATAAAAAACCACCACGCATATAAAGGACAGATTGTTCACATAGAAGGGATTGAACCCCAGCAAGCCCGGTACAGCAACCTGGGCTTTACCCTTCACCCGGATATCGGCGCTGTGCTGCGCCGGCGGGGCATTGAAAAACTTTACACGCACCAGGTTGACGCTATAAAAAAGGTGCGCGGCGGTAATAGCATTGTTGTAGTGACTCCCACCGCGTCAGGAAAAACCATGTGTTATAACCTTCCGGTATTGGACTCCATATTAAGAATGCCTCAACGGACTGCTCTTTATCTTTTCCCGACCAAATCGCTCGGGCAGGACCAACTGGATTCCATCCTGGACTACGAGGCCAAACTTAATGCCGGGGTCTATGACGGTGATACTCCTGACAGTGAAAGGACGGCGCTCAGGGACAACGCGAACATCATTATTACCAACCCGGACATGCTGCACTGGGGGATTTTACCGAACCACCTTAAATGGCACCGTTTTTTTTCAAACCTGAAATATGTAGTCATTGATGAGATGCACAACTACCGGGGAGTTTTTGGAACTCACGTGTCCCACATTATCAGGCGGCTAAGAAGGATTTGCCGGCATTACGGGGCAGACCCGGTTTTTATCCTCTGCTCGGCAACCATAGCCAACCCGCGGGAACATGCCTCCCGTTTGACGGGGCGGCCGGTTGAATTAATTGATAATAACGGCGCGCCCCGGGGAAGAACGAAATTCGTCCTGTGGCGGCCGCCCATACACACGCCGTACATCCGCGAGGTATCCTGGCTGCTTTCCCTGTGTCTGGAGAACCGTTACCGGACTATCGCCTTTTCAAGAGCAAGGCAGGTAACCGAGCGGATTTTGCGCTTCACCCGGAATAATTTTAAAGAAGAACAATATGCCGGCAAGGTAATGGCCTACCGTGGCGGATATCTCGCAGATGAAAGAAGAAAAATTGAAAGCGCGCTTTTCAACGGCTCCCTGCTGGGTGTCGTTTCGACCAACGCGCTTGAGCTGGGGATAGATGTCGGTGACCTAGAAGTCTGCCTGATCGCGGGTTTTCCGGGAACGATAGCCTCCACCTGGCAGCAGGCCGGCCGGGTAGGCCGGAGCAACAAGGAGTCGCTGGTAATATTTATCGCGGTGGAAACCCCCCTCGACCAGTACTTTATTCGAAATACCGGAGCGCTCTTCGCCCACCCCAGTGAGCAAGCGCTGATCGATCCGGATAACCCGTATATATTAATGGGACATGCTCTCTGCGCGACACATGAGATGCCGGTTACACCGGAAGATTTTTCCTTATGGAGTGATACTTTCGTTGACCTGCTTACTCTTATGGAAGAGGACAGTGAAGTTGTTCATTCGGGAGGAACTTACTTTTACAACGGCCAGACCTATCCCGCCGAAAGAGTAAACGTAAGGTCCAGTTCTTCTTCTCTGTTCCACCTGCGGGACACCGGCAGGGGAAATCGCCTGCTCGAAGTGCTGGACGAGAACGCGGCTATGTCAGAAGTCTACCCGGGAGCGGTATATACCCACCAGGGAAGCACCTACGTGGTGAATAACCTTGATTTAAATACAGGCACAGCCTTTATGAAGCAGATGGATGTTGATTACTACACCATGTGCGGCAGAGAGAAGAATACCGAAATTCTCTCCACTGAGGCTGGGAAGGAGCTCAACGGCCACCGCTTATATTCCGGGCAGTTAAAGGTGACAACGAGAGTAACGGGATTTATTAAAAAGCATGAAAAAACCGGCCAGGTGGTCGGAGGCGACCGGCTTGAGCTCCCTGAGCGGGTAATGGAAACGACCGGCATGTGGGTAGTCTTTAATGAAATTGCGGCTGCCCGGGCCAAGGAATACGGACTGCAGCTAATGGGCGGGCTTCACGCGGTTGAACACGCGTCGATTGGGCTCTTGCCTCTTTTCGCCATGTGCGACCGCAACGACTTGGGCGGCCTGTCAACGGTAATGCACCCACAGACACAGGGGCCTACCATTTTCATACACGATTCATGTCATGGCGGGGTTGGGTTCAGCGAAAAAGGATACGACAAAGTTTTAGAGCTATTTGAGGCTACTCTTGAAGCTATTACTTCCTGCCAGTGTGAAGCCGGTTGCCCGATGTGCATATACTCGCCCAAGTGTTCAAACTTTAACCGTCCTCTGGACAAAGAGGCGGCTGTATACCTTCTGCACTCGCTGTTGGGCAAGACTTACACACCCAGTTGCACTCCTGATGTAATTACAAAAAGCAAGCTGGAAAAACCAGTGCGTGAGCGCCTGAGAAAAGCATTAAGAAATAATCGCCAGAGGATTTAA
- a CDS encoding ribonuclease H-like domain-containing protein: MSLFERLKNVKNQPARVESGISPVILPKGQEISSKFGKYILLESEMPGNFYFPNFDYSVLHTNLRLIRGIGPVTEEKLRRQGYTCVLDLLNHPRWSEHAVNVIDLIQSQQVNELQMLGARSWELLSYFEPEDILFIDIETTGLWASQPLFLIGLLYYRQGKFFINQLFARNYSEEKAVIAAANEVFRNFKVLVSYNGKRFDVPYIIGRSIEHRLFYSYPHYQVDMLFHARRHFGGTLPDCRLVTLEINILKFQREDDIPGYLIPETYHRFARKQDAGLISPVLKHNRLDLLSMARLFKPVVHGPDSD, translated from the coding sequence ATGAGCCTGTTTGAGCGGCTAAAAAATGTAAAAAACCAGCCGGCCCGGGTAGAGTCCGGGATTAGCCCTGTTATATTGCCGAAGGGGCAAGAAATATCTTCGAAGTTTGGGAAATACATTTTGTTGGAAAGCGAAATGCCCGGCAACTTTTACTTTCCTAATTTTGATTACTCTGTTCTGCATACAAACCTTCGGTTGATCAGGGGGATAGGGCCGGTAACTGAAGAAAAATTGCGCCGGCAGGGATATACATGCGTTTTAGACCTGTTGAACCACCCCCGCTGGAGCGAGCACGCCGTCAATGTAATAGACCTTATCCAAAGTCAGCAGGTAAACGAACTGCAAATGCTGGGAGCCAGGTCGTGGGAGTTGCTTTCATATTTTGAGCCCGAAGATATCCTCTTTATTGATATTGAGACGACAGGTCTGTGGGCCAGCCAGCCGCTGTTTTTGATCGGTCTTTTGTATTACAGACAGGGTAAGTTTTTTATCAACCAGTTATTCGCAAGGAATTATAGTGAAGAAAAAGCGGTTATCGCCGCCGCCAATGAAGTGTTCAGGAATTTTAAAGTATTGGTTTCATATAACGGAAAGCGCTTCGACGTGCCGTATATCATCGGCCGGAGTATTGAACACCGGCTGTTTTACAGCTACCCGCATTACCAGGTGGACATGCTCTTTCACGCAAGAAGGCATTTTGGGGGTACATTGCCTGACTGTAGACTGGTAACACTGGAGATAAATATTTTAAAGTTTCAGCGTGAAGACGATATCCCAGGCTATTTGATACCTGAGACTTATCACCGTTTTGCCAGAAAACAAGATGCCGGACTGATTTCACCGGTCCTAAAGCACAACAGGCTTGATTTGTTGTCGATGGCCAGGCTCTTTAAGCCGGTAGTTCACGGGCCTGACAGTGATTAA
- a CDS encoding acyltransferase family protein, with the protein MENYNIPVIMNREKWLDIAKGIGIIAVVVGHSGYREAGLLYWFHMPLFFVISGFLFKPCFDWKSLLSWVNRRAQQFLIPYVSFLGIIVVAEFYVNNRYVNLYEISKAFFFNLFPGGRFIGGFYTPFWFITCLFITQVVFAIILMLFKSTTVQLLIIGIAYLGAHFESEILKTHQIIIPWDIDVTLLTLAYYSIGYYCKKALGKLSPFIALVSVSLSIMLIILGRAGLINYSINVKYLTCDHIVLDLIIPIVITVAIFAVCQQFSRVNILKYIGALGNYSLPIMYLHLPFNIIAHQYFNNGPVLFLMIGLFIPFILSYFALERFRITQLCLLGVSRLSPPHA; encoded by the coding sequence TTGGAGAACTATAACATACCGGTAATAATGAACAGAGAAAAATGGCTGGATATCGCCAAAGGGATAGGTATAATCGCTGTTGTAGTTGGTCATTCGGGGTATAGGGAAGCCGGATTGCTATACTGGTTTCACATGCCGCTATTTTTTGTTATAAGCGGATTTTTGTTTAAGCCATGTTTTGACTGGAAGAGCCTTCTGTCTTGGGTAAATAGGAGAGCGCAACAATTCCTCATACCATATGTGTCATTTCTTGGCATTATTGTAGTGGCCGAATTTTACGTAAATAACAGGTATGTTAATTTATATGAAATAAGCAAGGCCTTTTTTTTCAACCTTTTCCCGGGCGGGAGATTTATTGGGGGGTTTTATACACCATTTTGGTTTATCACCTGTCTTTTTATTACCCAAGTTGTCTTTGCTATAATATTAATGCTGTTTAAATCAACCACGGTTCAATTGTTAATAATTGGGATAGCATATTTAGGTGCTCATTTTGAATCGGAAATATTGAAAACCCATCAGATAATAATACCATGGGATATTGATGTTACCTTATTAACACTTGCTTATTATTCAATCGGTTATTATTGTAAAAAAGCACTGGGAAAACTTTCTCCATTTATTGCACTTGTTTCGGTTTCGTTATCTATAATGTTAATTATTCTGGGCAGGGCAGGTTTAATCAATTATAGTATCAATGTCAAGTATCTTACTTGTGATCATATTGTTTTAGATCTAATAATCCCTATAGTAATTACAGTTGCTATATTTGCAGTTTGTCAACAATTCTCAAGAGTGAATATATTAAAATATATCGGTGCCTTGGGAAACTATTCTTTGCCTATAATGTATCTCCACTTGCCATTTAACATAATAGCACATCAATATTTTAACAACGGACCTGTTTTATTCTTAATGATAGGTTTGTTTATACCGTTTATTCTAAGTTATTTTGCCCTGGAACGTTTTCGGATTACACAATTATGCTTATTGGGAGTTTCCCGCCTCTCACCGCCGCACGCATAG
- a CDS encoding CBO0543 family protein: MADKKRWRELFIVSILASFLGCITDEIMHHYTLWQYKNGHPLLINMADDFGVYAVVTYLFIQWLPKNQTFQIMFGYLLAWTSFAISIELLYYFSNHLVYYQWWNSWHSYVADWFLFLLFYQFHKVFNLKELSQKKEI; encoded by the coding sequence TTGGCTGATAAAAAACGTTGGAGAGAATTGTTCATCGTATCTATTCTTGCCTCTTTTCTTGGATGCATCACAGATGAAATAATGCATCATTACACTCTTTGGCAATATAAAAATGGACATCCGTTATTAATAAACATGGCAGATGATTTTGGAGTTTATGCTGTAGTAACATATTTATTCATTCAATGGTTACCGAAAAACCAAACATTTCAGATAATGTTTGGTTATTTACTCGCTTGGACTTCTTTTGCAATCAGCATAGAACTACTTTATTATTTTTCAAACCACCTGGTATATTATCAATGGTGGAACAGTTGGCACTCGTATGTCGCCGATTGGTTTCTATTTCTATTGTTTTACCAATTTCATAAAGTTTTTAATCTTAAAGAATTGTCACAAAAAAAAGAAATATGA
- a CDS encoding ORF6N domain-containing protein, with product MAEFYGTDTKHINDNFTNNKDRYALCKHYFILEGEELKQFKEAYPIFSGNLKYAPVIYLWTEKGAWLHAKSLNIDQTWEV from the coding sequence TTGGCGGAATTTTATGGAACCGATACAAAACATATCAACGACAACTTTACAAACAACAAAGATCGCTATGCATTATGTAAACATTATTTCATCCTTGAAGGTGAAGAACTAAAACAGTTCAAGGAAGCTTACCCGATTTTTTCGGGGAACCTCAAATATGCTCCAGTAATTTACCTCTGGACCGAAAAGGGAGCCTGGCTTCATGCTAAATCCTTGAATATAGATCAGACATGGGAAGTATAA